One window from the genome of Cervus elaphus chromosome 8, mCerEla1.1, whole genome shotgun sequence encodes:
- the LOC122698592 gene encoding small cysteine and glycine repeat-containing protein 7-like: MGCCGCGSCGGCGGGCGGGGCGGGCSSCRCYRVGCCTSCCPCCYGCCGGCCSVPVVCCHRRTCSCNSCGCGGGKGCCQQKCSCHKQCCH; this comes from the coding sequence ATGGGCTGCTGTGGTTGTGGAAGTTGCGGCGGCTGCGGCGggggctgcggcggcggcggctgcggcggcggctgCAGCAGCTGCAGGTGCTACCGGGTGGGCTGCTGCACCAGCTGCTGCCCCTGCTGCTACGGCTGCTGCGGGGGCTGCTGCAGCGTCCCCGTGGTCTGCTGCCACCGCCGCACCTGCAGCTGCAACTCGTGTGGCTGCGGCGGCGGGAAGGGCTGCTGCCAGCAGAAGTGCAGCTGCCACAAGCAGTGCTGCCACTAG
- the LOC122698587 gene encoding small cysteine and glycine repeat-containing protein 7-like — protein MGCCGCGSCGGCGGGCGSSCGGGCGGGCGGGCGGCNSCRCYRVGCCTSCCPCCYGCCGGCCSVPVVCCHRRTCSCNSCGCGGGKGCCQQKGCCQQKCCCHKQCCH, from the coding sequence ATGGGCTGCTGTGGTTGTGGAAGTTGCGGCGGCTGCGGCGGGGGCTGCGGCAGCAGCTGCGGTGGGGGCTgtggcggcggctgcggcggggGCTGCGGCGGCTGCAACAGCTGCAGGTGCTACCGGGTGGGCTGCTGCACCAGCTGCTGCCCCTGCTGCTACGGCTGCTGCGGGGGCTGCTGCAGCGTCCCCGTGGTCTGCTGCCACCGCCGCACCTGCAGCTGCAACTCGTGTGGCTGCGGGGGCGGGAAGGGCTGTTGCCAGCAGAAGGGCTGCTGCCAGCAGAAGTGCTGCTGCCACAAGCAGTGCTGCCACTAG